The genomic interval GGAAATTGAGTGTGATGTCATGACATGACAAAAGTACAAAATACATTGTGAACCACTACTAACAAAACCAAACTATGAAGCCAAGGGTTGTGATGCAAGACAACTGatcacctccctcctctcaaACCCTCCCTCTCTACCTCTGTCCATCCCTCCATCATGGCTGGTCTAGCTGATTATGAGTTTATGACGGCAGCAAATAGCAAAAGCTGTGCTGTGAGTAGCAATAACGGTCACAACAAACAAGTACTACTTGTCTCAAAATGCTGCTTTCTCACACTTGGTCTGCTTCCTAAAGCAAGGTGATTGGTCATCACAACCTTGCCACAGCAGGCATCCCCTAGATGATGATAACAGTGCAAAATACAACTAACTATCTCACTATACAAAAGGATAACCATGAGCATATTTTAGCAATTAGACTTGATGATATCCTGCTTGTTATTGGTTAGTATTGATCTTTACCTTTCAGATATGCTGCAGTTTTGCCAAACAGTTCCTTTGACACCTCAAGTTGCTCAAATGTTTCAGGCCTGACAGAAAAGGATTCCAGGTGAAATCATGGTTAAAtgacacaaaataaatactcaAATTATCACAGTACAGCATGTCAAACGTttaatgaaaagaaaacaggGAAATAAACGTACTCCATAAGAGTCACAGTGTCTCCTTCCTGATAGAGATATGTGAATGATTTCTCTTCAACAAAAACTCCtggatgttaaaaaaaaaaggttatgtAATGATTAACACCACTAAAACAATCATgattgtaatatatatgtctaacaCTATAAATGAGCTGTGACTGCTTAAAATTAACTAGATGCATTAATGTAATGTAACACTTCAGAAGAATGTATTGCTTTGATAGTTAGAATTGTAGATAGAAATACAAAGCAATTAGCATGTAAAATCACACTAGTATATCTCAATAAGGACAGGTAATATATGATATGACCATATGAAGAGAATTAGGTGAAATATGAAAGGCCTATACATCTTGGTTTTAATGATGTATTTGTATTGAGTTCAAAAAGTGTCCGTACTCTCGAGAGCCTCATCAGTACGAAATCGTTCGGTTATTTTGTTGCCAGTGTCAACATCCCTCAGTTCCACCTGAAGCATCAAAGAATGAGGAAAAATATTCTGATTGgcaatataactatatatccTCATTTTGTTGCTTGATTAGCTTAGCAATGTTCTGTTGTTAAAAAAGGTGCTCTAACAGTAATTATTTTGGCTGTTGCTTGCTATTTTGATGCCCAACTATACAGTATTGTGTGCTGCAAAAGATTAAAAGAATGAAACAAGATAAAAACCTGTATAGTAGCTCCTCCTCTACCTTGATGTGAATGTTGTGCTTTTATCACCTGGCAAAACACACGCAAATTAAGAAAGGATGGATTGCTTGTTCTTATAAGAACATACATAAATAAGAAGTATAAACCAcaaaattcatgtaaaatggTAACAAATGCAGAACAAAGATAGCAAGTGGACATACCTGGTAAATGCGACCTTGAAGGTTGACCGAAGGGACGGATAAGTAATAATCCACAATAACtgaagacaaaaataaaacataatagaCGTAAGCACACACCTTTTCTCTGTATTACGTTTCCAAGCTTCACCTACAGATGAAGACAGCCCTGAATTAATGTAAGCATAATTATGTGTGCAAGAGAGAATTCATGTGTCTTGCATCATTATGTCAAAAGTCctgcaccagcagcagcagcggcactATTTTGCAGTCTGTACTTGATGTAAACATGAGTGTAGTCTGTATTTTGCAGCTGGATTccacaaattttctataatagCACATAATATAAGGtttcaacatatttaaaaGCATTCTATTCAATTGACAGGAGCCTAAGACACCCTAAGAAACCAACAGATCGCAGACCGAATACATCCTTCACGATCCTTCGAAAAACTTGTCCTGTGCCCTGCTGAAACGACTATTCCAGACACAGATTAACAATGAACTACTATGCAAACAAACCCGTTGTCCCACAAATTTGAAACTAGATGACGGAAACGAGACAGCCACAGCAGAAGACATTTGCAACTAGcttaaaaccctaaaccctggCGATGGCTATATGTAAATAGACGGAGCTGCTAGGGAAAGTAGCGGCGGAATTACTTCGGAGCCGAGCATCTTCGCGCCGCGGCGCTGGATGGCGGCCCACGGGGCTGCGGCGAGGGAGCCGGCGGCCTGGTCCCgtagggcggcggcggcgagggtggcgacgGCATGGGAGTGGCCACGGTGGTGGGCGGTgggcgcggcgccggagtcgaagagggggaggaggcggcgggaaGCTTCCAGAAGTTTCCGCCGGAGGATCTGCATCGCGGCCGCCGGAGTTGGGGGGGTCGCGGCGGCTTCGCGGAGAGGCGAATGAAATGAAAAGGGCTCCACTGCATTGTGCAGGTTGGGCTGTGAGCCTGCTGGGTTGGGCCGCTTCTAGAATGTGGCCTAAATTGAGGCCCGTATAGTCTTCGTGGGCTTCCGTTTCTATTGCCATTCCGTCGGCCCACGTCAACCCGCGGCTTAacgaattttgaatttatttattaataatttacaaatttgactttgcatttcaaaaattcacaaatCTAATCTCCTACCGCCCTCTAGGAGTGTGGAAAGCCCAGAAAGGCTAATTCAATACATTGGAGTGGCCGAGTGGCCACTTACACATGGGCCCAATATGGGTAGGCATCAACACGCTCGCCCTCGTGAGGATGACCCATTTATTCTATATACAGTAATGGGCCGGTCTGTTTAGggtatatatggtttttttagtttatggatataaaattttttattttatgggtataaagtttgcatgtataaagatttttctatattaagtttatatctattattttttgtgtatatgtaatttttatatgtatgtatatgtgtatatatataaagtttacatatacaaagtttacatgtataaagtttacgtgtataaagtttatgtgtataaatatatgtatatataatttacatgtataaagtttatatatatatataagtttacatGTCTAAAGTTTACAGGTataaagaagagagaggatgtATATATACCGTAGGTGGGCTGGTTTATACGTGGGCCGGTCAAAAACCATTTGCTCATGGCAGTTTAGACCCGCCATGGAAAGCCTATATAGCAAACGGGCGTAAGGAACGGGCGCAAACGACGGCAGGAGCAATTTTGCGTTTAGCCCTATTCcgtcctctgttttttttaaaaaaatggccACCCTGCTTCACTCACCTCTTGACCGGGCTGCGCTTTTTCATTTTCTCCTTTCCGTCCTTACGGAGAATAAAAAGAGGCTAAACATAAAATCATTTGGAGCACTGTTTAAAACCGTTTGGCACATAAGCTTTCCGCCTTCTTACCTTTGCTCTAACCCCTTTC from Oryza brachyantha chromosome 3, ObraRS2, whole genome shotgun sequence carries:
- the LOC102719848 gene encoding elongation factor P isoform X2, translating into MQILRRKLLEASRRLLPLFDSGAAPTAHHRGHSHAVATLAAAALRDQAAGSLAAAPWAAIQRRGAKMLGSEVKLGNVIQRKGRIYQVIKAQHSHQGRGGATIQVELRDVDTGNKITERFRTDEALERVFVEEKSFTYLYQEGDTVTLMEPETFEQLEVSKELFGKTAAYLKDEMKVTLQYFDGRPMSASVPPRVTCTVVEAQPHTKGITAQPQYKRVLLDNGLTVLVPSFVEAGENIVISTADDSYMTR
- the LOC102719848 gene encoding elongation factor P isoform X1, producing MQILRRKLLEASRRLLPLFDSGAAPTAHHRGHSHAVATLAAAALRDQAAGSLAAAPWAAIQRRGAKMLGSEVKLGNVIQRKGRIYQVIKAQHSHQGRGGATIQVELRDVDTGNKITERFRTDEALERVFVEEKSFTYLYQEGDTVTLMEPETFEQLEVSKELFGKTAAYLKDEMKVTLQYFDGRPMSASVPPRVTCTVVEAQPHTKGITAQPQYKRVLLDNGLTVLVPSFVEAGENIVISTADDSYMTRA